Genomic DNA from Cyprinus carpio isolate SPL01 chromosome A22, ASM1834038v1, whole genome shotgun sequence:
AGACACAAACATCCTACTGGGGTCTTCTGTGTACGTCAAAGCATCAGTAATGACCAGCTCAGGtgggaaaattattaaaaaccgGTCACAATCCAATAGCAACTGCAAAGGAACCCCTTGGAACCCTGTCCAAACTCTTTAGAATTATTATTGTGTTCTTGTTTATAAAAAACCTGTCTCCTTTCTTCTCCTCAGGTAGCGACCTTGTGGAAGCAGAGAAATCTggtattaaaatagtaatgtcaCCCTATGTGCTCTCCATCAGGGACACACCAAAGTATTTCAAACCTGGCCTGCCATTAGGCATTACGGTAATTTTGGTTTCTGTTGCCATGGTTACTGCTTTAAAAGGTAGTTCacccttcatgtcatttcaaacagaaATGGAGAAATGCAGCTAAATTTCctagctgctcttttccataaaatgaaagtgaatggtgaccttacaatgtttttttttagattgagttttagtaattttgttatctgcattagtaatttttattagattttattttttaaatgttttaattaacctaatatctatattttattatatttaattattgtttcaaataagaaaatatataaaagtggtccatatgacttatgctctatgtattaaatatttttgtgtgactAAAGTCACTCACTAAAAAATATGGCTTGACAGCGGTCATCACTATTCACTTTACTATTCACTCTTCAGGTGACTTATGCtctatgtattaaatatttttgtgtgactaaatatatatatatatatattctattagcacatatgttttgtttttttaggttaCTGTGAGTGACCACGACGGATCTCCAGCCCGTAATATTCCggttaaaatcagtttttttgaaGGCACAATGACCGCAAACAGTGGTAGCATCAAAGTCTCCATCAACATGCCTGAAATGTTCAGCTCACAGATACTGAAAGTAAATCACTCCCAGAAACACATATAGAAACAGAACAAAATTGTTTAGAACTGTCAGCTAAATGCATGTATTGATGTATAGGTGGAGACAGCAGATCCTTCACTGAAACCAGAACAGCAGGCTATTCAAGAGATGCGTTTGGAGCCATATGCCTCTTTTAATGACTACAGGAACTACCTGCACATCTCAGTGGGCAGCAGTCGAGTGGTGGTGGGTGACACACTCAACATCCAAGCTTACATCAAATCTACTTCAccagaacaaaaaaaacttgtGGAGCAGCTGACGTATGCCGTGAGTTTGTGACTGGGGACATTTTGGGAGGACGATTACTGGAATCTCAGTATTAATAACACTTGTGACTGTTCCTATAGGTCTTAAATAAGGGAAATATAATCCACGCTGTTAGGATGAATGTCAAAGACCTGGATGTCATAAACATTCCTCTGCTGGTTACCTCAGAAATGCTACCTGCATTTCGCTTTGTGGCCTACTACATTTTGCCATGGCAATACAGGGCAGAAGTGGTGGCAGACTCGGTGTTTGTAGATATGGAGGACCGGTGTGTCGGTTCGGTGAGTTCATGTGACATCCATGACCAATTATTAACATAATAAAGATGCACATTCTAGCACTTTATGGTACATTTTGGGGtcaaacactgaaaaatgttattttcattaggtttttattattattattctcctaCCACGAGAATCTAATCTTGGCTCAATACAATATAAAtgggcattttgcattttgttaaaaacatactttttcttcttcttcttcttcttcttcttttccagttcaattatatgttttttgataaaaattcacataaaatgttttttaaaaaagaaaattaaatagaaataaaatactaaaaaggaAAATGTCTTTTGTAAAGAAGAATGATTGTTGCATGTCTTCTTCTtgaagttttttcttcttttgttattgttgttattaattttatttcaagtgttaTAGGTTTCAGTTATCCGTGTTCCCTGTtacttgttgttttttatttgtgtatttttgattattttatttagtttatttgattaTAAGTGAGTGAAAACAtcttgcaaagttttaaatctgaaagtgcacagTGTATAAagttgtctctcaaaagaaagtgtcgactctgaatcattgaaacgagtcatttttaaaacgaatcccaagcccgcccacttgttggccTTTTCGGTCTGAATGAAATTGCAaaatcattctttgccactaaagaatttaattaatttgttagaTGTGTATAagtgaataatttaattattttagtgtaattgtttctgttttttgattttatgatttttgttaaaaatatttattatattggtTTATCAGTTTAATGCCATAATTATTGCttgcatttctatttatttatattttcatatgtatgcaaaattttattttactgtgtttgtaattgtattaGCTTAGTGTAGGTCCAGTGGAGGGAGAAAAACTCAGTTCATACTCACCAGGCAGCAGCATTACATTTGAAGTGAAAGGAGACTATATTTTCATATGTCTGAGATCCAACGatagcttattttaaaaaatcgtaAGTGAAAGGAGACCCCCTGGTTGCTGTGGATAATGCCATCTATCTGTTGAGTAAAAACCGTCTGACACAGAAGAAGGTAAGTGATGATATAGTTTTCACTCCAGAACCTTCTCCAGAGCCTCGTGGATACTCACGTCTCTTTCGTTCAGGTGTGGGAGGTGGTGGGTCAGGGTGATATGGGCTGCACCGCAGGAGGAGGCTGGAATAATATGGCTGTTTTCACTGACGCAGGACTGATGTTTTATTCCAGCACAGGAGGACACACGGACTACAAAAAAGGTCCTTCACAGACATacacaaaattaacatttaatatatttcttcTAACATAAATTTAATTACTATGGATGcttgtctcgcaattctgacttcacaattacaagtttatatctcacaatttagactttccTTCTCAGAATGCTGCAATTATATATCGCAATtcagaaatgtgagaaaaaagtctcaattatgaggggaaaaaatggcagttacttttttatttatttatcctgtggcagaaacaagcttccatacattACATTAAGTTTGGTTTCATTAAAGTTTgtggtatgttttttgtttgttgaattttttttttttctgaatttattttataatagaaatattttgaatagaaatattgtgaaaaaactATTGCGATTTTaaaattcctgtgatggcaaagctgaattttcaggatcatcagtcttcagtgtcacatgatccttcagaaatcattctaagatgctgatttactgctcaagaattttcttattatttatctcaaaaacagttgtgctgcttaacatttttgtggaaaccatgatacgttttttttttttttttgatttatttgaagtggaaatcttttgtttatttatatatttattttctgttttttttgattgaattatttatttatttaatgtttgtttggtGTCCAGAAGGTATATATTTATTTGGCAGTACACTGGCCTAGGTTGAACATGCTGTTAGTTAATAGATTATAGGttatatgttaatgttaaatattagcCATATAGCTTTAGGCTTCAGTTGCTATACAGCCGAAAATTTGCCAATagttaacaaaataatttattgtcGGTTAAGGTTAGTGTATTGTTATGGCAGTGATACCAAATATCATTGGGATTATGTTGAGATGCTCTTCAGCGTGAACTTGACCTTCATCATCCACATTCCAGTCACCATCTTGGTTTCAAACTCGTTGATTAATGGGACGAAATGTTCATCCTCTCCATTGCATTTGCGACTATAAACTTGCAGGCAGTCTACTTCGAAATGCACCattttaccaatcaaatgaacTCCCAATGGACAAAATCAAGACCCACCTTACATTTATGtcacaaatacaacacaaaatgaaagtcaaatggtttatgaatgcaaatgttagtttatacacatttaaacataaaagttccaaaaggggTTTTCCCAGAGATGCTATAGAAGAACaaattttggttccccaaagaacctttcaatgaacagatccaatttttccttttaaaatctaaagaacctttttcaactataaagaaccctttgtgcagtggaaagattctatggatgttaaaggttcttcatggaaaccatcaatgccaatagaGAATCTTTAATCTCAAGAGTGTATTTTCTTTGGTTTGTTTGGAATAGATTGCTCCAGTAGATCTAGAAGACGACGTTCTGCTGCCAAACTGCAGCTCAAAGAGCAACTGGGTGAGTCTGTCATTATTACATCAGAAATCCTTGAAAAGTTTGGTATGTTACAGTTTGATAGAGAAGTGGAGTTATGAAAGTGTTAGCAAAAGTGCTAGCTAAATGTAAGCTAATGTGCTAAGTCATCCTAAACACGTTCTTTTCTCTCAGAGAAGGTATATACGGATGAGTTCCTGCAGAGATGCTGTGTGGACGGCATGAGGGAGATTCCCATGCCATATTCCTGCTACCGTCGCTCCCTCTACATCACCGAAGACTGGAGCTGCGTGTTGGCTTTCCTTCGCTGTTGCGCGGAGTACAGAGGGGAGGAGCTCGGTGTTGTTACCAGGCCTCCGCCAACCACCCTTCCGCCAACCACCACCCCTGCACTCACCACCAGAGCCTACAAGTATGACATGGATTATGTTGAGGAACGTTCTCTTCTTCGTGTTCATTCCAGGCCAATGCTTTTCGGTCTTCCTGGGCGTATGGGACCTCCTCCCCTCCTTGAAGCGCGAGAGGACAGTTATAATGAAAACATCGGAGAAGAAGAAGTGGAGGAGGTGGAAGAGTTCGATGAAGATGATTTAGAGGACTTAGAGGACATTTACGTGCGCAGCAAGTTCTTCGAGTCGTGGCTGTGGACCGACATTAAATTACCCAGCGTTTCCAAGTCTGATGGGTAGGAGTTTGGCATTTGACTCCGTATAGACGTCCCATTTTTATCATGTTCACTGATGGAAGTGTCTCTCCATGCGTTTATTGCAGGTTGGCTGTACTTCCAGTGAACACCGTTCTTCCTGACAGCATCACTCAGTGGGGGTTTCTAGCCGTCAGTGCTTCACCTCAGACAGGTAAACAGCTCTGTCCATTTGTCTGTGTGGCAGAGCTTCTTCAAAACCACAGATAGCAGAATTTAAATTTCTTGCACTCTTTCTCTATGCAGCAAAACAATAAAGCACAGTTGCTTTTATACACGTTCTATAAGCTAGAATAGAATGCAGCCAATTTTGTTTTCTTACAACCTATACAGATTGTTTTTAAGTGTCAAATAACTGATATGCAGAATTAatgttaaatgattttatttctgcCACAATGACAACTAAATAATTACAATCAAAAGATATGAATCGCAAATGAATTaagagtatttaaataataattgaattttcaAAAGTACATATTGAGCATTTTCGCATATGacctataaatatattaacatttatttagatattaatgcaacatttcatgaatcatgtatattttattaataatttattagctTTAGCTTGCTTTCAAGCATTTCTGCATATGAATTCTGAATATTTTGATATTAGGTATTTAGCTTTTAATGCTACATGTCAAGCATTTCTGcatatgaattatgaataatttggTAATTGTTTTTGGACTTTTAATACAAAATGTGAAGTACATatgaattacaatttttattattacatatttattgttacattttattattattaattaatttgcttttaatacatgttttaatgtcaagcatttatgaattttaattatttaaatatttatatttagattttattggGTTTTGTTAAGTTTACGTGGATTTTATTTGgatatgaattttttatttttttttatttagcttttaatgcaacattttgaaTATATCTGCATatgaattacaaatattttattaataattattaagctTTTAATGCTGCATGTCAAGCATTTCTgcatatgaattaaaatatttatattaatagttactagtgtttaataagttttttttttaatattaacaacaacaaaaataaataagaagttaTGCATTTGGCTGTATAATTTTGgtagcttcaaaaaaaaaaaaaaacctataaaaaggAATTGTCAAAATGATTGTCTGAGAATGAGATCATTCCTGGTTTGTGCCCGTTTTACAGGTTTCTGTGTCGCTGAGCCGTATAACGTCCGGGCGTCAAAGCCGTTCTTCATAGACCTGCGGCTGCCTCACTCAGTGTCCAGAAATGAACATGTGGAAATCAAAGCTGTGGTGCACAACTACAGGAACTCAAAACTGGAGGTCAGTTTCACACCATCACAAAACAATAACCACTTGCCCTCTTCAGTTTATTTGTGTCCCGATCTGGACACTGTGTCTGTTTGCAGGTCATGGTGATCCTGGATAAGACAGAGGACATGTGCAGCGTGGCATTCAGCGGAAAGCACAGACAGCAGATTTCGGTACCGGCCGGCTCCTCCAAACTCATTTCATACACCATCATCCCTCTTAAAACAGGAGAGCTCCCCCTGCAGGTCACTGCCGTCGCAGCCTCCTTCACGGGACAGGATGCTGTGAGGAAGAATCTGCGTGTGGTAGTAAGTGAGCTCCTAAAACCTGCTCTGTCTTGGACCTCACTCATAATAttgaaaatacattatattagtaTATTGCTTGGTacatgctgtgtttttttttatgttggtgtaATAACTTTGTGGAATATGATGTTATATCTTGTGTTTTAGGTTGAAGGCATCCAGACGATTAAAGTGAGGAGCTTTGTGCTGAACCCCTCTGAGAAAGGAGACAGCGGTAAGACTGGCTGTAAATAATGAGTTAAATTGTGATCaatgtaatgacaaaaaagtcaattaaataataaattaaaaaaaggcacACTTATATCACACTTTATACTTGTTTTACATTTCTAACAGTTTTATATAAtggcataaattaaattaaattaatttaatttaaattaaaataaattaattagaaaacaattaaatatagcgctttaaactataatttgtattatgtgtaatctctctcattctctctctctctctctctctctctctatatatatatatttatattagcaatatcacacttgtagCTGTACAATATGGCAGTATATCAGCACGGCTCTGATTCGACTGTAGGCAGGAGGCCACAGGTAATCACAGccgtgctgatatacagccatatcgcaTGGCTACGAGtgtaatattgcatttatacaacatttcagtggcacaagtgtgtaaataaaaaagagacaacaacggatgtctttaaaaaccctctttaGTGCAGAAATACTTCCTTccaccacagattcaaatctgATGACAGctctgctcagtgcatttgttaactgcatcttacaaggtgttgttaaaagtaaaaacaacttCCTAAAACAACCCTGtatcagtctctttcaatataaaagtctttactgctgattATGTCTCATCGCCATCTAATGTAAAATTaccatcacgaacacacacaccttttctcaatactaaatgtatataattttttatttattgaataataatatttaataaacaacaacaacagccattgAAAAAGTTACtaagcaattcagtcaaaagtacaaaggcaacactcttatatacagtattaaatttaacataaaatataccgtgatgagattttgccctcagccaaacCTATTTGATCtagaacaaataatagattaatgagaccaaattagatttactcaaaacaaatgataatgtttaaccactatagagacatcagagtcaGCGgaaaattccagaagatctggccgaggtgaggctgctctcggcggtTTCATGAGCGCTGAAAAGCCGCTGTCGCTCTTgagctcacatctctgaaaaTGTTCAAACagacgttatctttattaacaaaccgcatatttgaagtctaaacaagtacatcaTTGCCTaataaactcttaaaactacattctgtttatatattgtttatatatttgttgttgttaagtGAATAAACATTTCCTTCATCTCAGCTGGTAGACAGCAGATAGAAGTGGAGAAGATGCAGTTGGACGCCGTTGTGCCAAAATCTCTGCCGGAGACATTTGTGAATGTCAGaggtttgacattttttttaagcaatattcataatattatagtAACTGATATGTCAGCTGTCAAGAATTCCCCAGTTTTGTTTGTTCACATCAAGAACTGAtctgtaggttttttttgttgttgttgtttaaatatcaTTTCTTCAGGTGATTTGCTGGCAGACAGCATTGATAACTCTATTAAGGAGGACTCTCTGGCAGCGTTGATCCGGATGCCCGGCGGGTGTGTGGAGCAGAACCTGGCTAGAATCACAATGCCCCTCATTGCCGCTCATTACCTGGACCGCAGTGGAAACTGGGACGCTGTGGGAATAGATCGCAGAGAAGAGGCCATCAAATACATCCAAAAAGGTGCAATGAGACTTAAATAGGGATGAACATCACCATTCCTTTAGATACtgacacaataaataatatttttaacttttttcataCTAGGGTATGAAAATCAACTTAATTACCGGAAAAAGGATGATTCATATCCTCCCTATTCTAAAGAAGGCACCAGCACATGGTATTAAGGCCGGCACATTACTGATTACAGCTTCACGTTGAACATTTCCCTGAAGAGTTCATGTGTCTTTATGTTCTGTCCATCTCAGGATCACTGCATACGTGGTGAAGGTTTTCTCCATGGCAAAATCATTTATTAGCGTTAATGAGAAGCATCTGTGTGGCCCTCTGGTGTACCTGCTCAAGAATAAACAGCGTCCTGATGGATCCTTTAAGGAGGACAATCCTGTCTATGACACCAGTATGACGGTGAGAATTCATAACCATGTTTGCATTAATTGGAGTAGTTTCATAGTATAAAATGAAAGGGAAATACTAGTATGATGTGTTATGATACAGGGAGGCCTGCAGGGCTCTGAATCCAGAGTGTCTCTGACCGCATTCGTGCTCATTGCTTTGGCAGAGGCACAAAATGCTGTTACCTGCCAAGAGCCAGACCTCGACATAAAGGTAACTTCAGTCTTTAAAACTGCTAAAAATGTGAATTACACAACAAATAAATAGGATAATAGCTAGATTAAATAATTAggacatttaaaaaactaaataattattaaaatagctAAATTAGATAATTAGAAAAAAGCTACATTAGAATATTAGGACAATAGCTAAATTAAACAATTAGGACAactgataaattaaataattaggaCAAATATAAATTAAGTAGGGCTGCCgtcgactaaagatttttttttttttttttttttttggcgacaCTGACTTGTCATCTCATAGAGTTtagcgctcaagttcacagaggccgagacggcagaaagcgtaccctgtttactttcattattttacaaaagcgcaatgttttgttgttatagtgagtgcacacaaataaacgtagaggctttacagattcaaaagatgtattactcttatctgtatgacgaAAATGATGGAGTatttttaagagcaagtgaccgcaccggcgcctccatctgtcatgtTGTGAGTGCGCTACTGTTCAGCTTTCACACTCTGCACAGACAATTGAATAGCACACATTTTTCTAGCTTAACATTAGATTAAGCAGTCATGTAAAGCTGCTACTATTTAActtatttcagatgataagccatttgaggtcgatgaatgatagtcGAGTATTtgaatgtactgtattaccacaaaTTCTAGCCATTAACGATTTGTCCGTTATGGACTGTGTGACAACACAACttcctgtgtattttttttcctgcaactaagggactaataaaattttggtcaacCAAGCTTCTTCTCGTCGACTAAaggttagtcgactattagggggcagccctaaaattaagtaatttgaataaaagctaaattaaatagAACATagccaaattaaattaaatttgttaatgagGACAATTAGATAAATTGTGGTGCTaattttattttctccattttaTTGTTGCAGGACAAATCCAGAAAAGCAGCGGTGTATCTAAGAGAGCATTTCCCCCGACTGACAAGGCCGTACACAGCGGCTATAGCATGCTACGCTTTAGCTGTATCCAACCACGGCTGCATGAAGAGCATGTTACTAAATTTAGCCTCGCCTGGTACTTAaattttaaaaccaaacaaaatatcTTGCTTCGTGTGGTCTTGTCTTTCTAATCTGCATTTTCTATCAACAGATCGTACCCACTGGCCTGACTCTAGTAATTATTTCTTCAAACTGGAAGCTACTGGTTACGCATTGTTAGCACTGATCAAAGGTGGTCACATGGAGGAGGCAGCCGCCCCTTTTAGATGGCTGAACGAGAAACGTGGCATTGGGGGAGGATACGGCTCTACTCAGGTAAAAACCACAAGAAAACCTTCACTAATTGTCTCATATCTGTATTTGAGGTACATTAATGACTGTTTCTCTCCTATCAGTCCACTATGGTGGTGCTACAGGCCCTGTCTGAGTACCTGGTGAAGATGCCTCCTCCTGATGACCTCAATCTGTTGGTGCAGCTCAGTGTCCCTGGTCGCAGTGACGTACGCTGGACATTCAATCCAAAAATGGCATATATGGCCCGATCTTCACGGGTGCGAACTTCCATCTTTCAAACTCTCTTTTGTTGACACATATggagttattatcagtgttaagaTAACGCGAATAAAGAAAGGACGTTTGGAAGAAACTCACTTTCGTTATCTCTTACAGGTGCCTCTTGACCAGAAATTCACAGTGGAGGCTTCTGGGAAGGGCAAGGGAGTTTTGGAGGTGCTACATGCCCACATCTACACCAAAGTATTGAATTAGATTATAAAATAAAGACGTCATTTATTTACAAACCTTTCTCTGTCGCATTTAATGAATCCCAGGTAGTGACAGTGTACCACCAGCTTCCTGATGTGTATGAGAACAGCACGTGTAACGGCTTTCAGCTGGACGTCTCCATCGCTGAGACTAATGGTGTGTTCTCaactcttttaattaaaaaattaattaaaaaaagtaattttaatgttaaaagaaaaatgctATGGTAAAACCCTTAGTCTACACAGTAAAAacctgtaacatttatttttacagtaaaatactgttcaaTGTACAGTTCTtagaagtgaaaaagaacaaatcaTCTGATAATAAAAGATCACTCTTTGatccattttagaaaaaaaaacaccggaTGTAGAAAAGTCATACAGACTCAATATCAATGTGAGGtgagcatttatatatataggtagACATCTTTTTTATAGCAAAATAAACTAGTTCTGTACCCATAATTCACTGCTTTGCACCCCCAAAGGGCTCTGGAGGGACGTCAAGTAAGGATGGTGATTCTGGACATCGGCCTGCCCACAGGCTTTGAGCCTGAAAACTCAGATTTAGAGTTGGTAAGACCAAACTCATGACATTACATTAGCGATAGCAGCTAATTCTGTAGCTAACTGTGTTGtagcctacctagacagcattttaaggcatccaGACATGAAGGGTCTAATTTTGGCCAACAAATTCAGCAGCATTGCATGCATCTACCATGGAGaattcccataatgcactgcgaCAAGCTACATccaaaaattgagaaaaaagtcaatgttgagtataaatattataataaatatctcATTTAATACCAGTGGACTTTACTACCTGACATTTGTGTGTGCTTTGTATTTTATGCCAAGAATGTTGTGCTTTTAGCTTATCAACAAATTAACATCAAGCTCTACTGAAATCAATATTAACTGGGTCTATTTGTGTGGCGCACAGATTGCTAATTATAAAGAGCACTTGAAATCTGTCACCTTGACAGTAAGGATGCTACCTGTGTAGACAGTAAGCAAGGCAGCTTGTTAGGTTATAGAAGTTTAATGTCTAGTGTGATTTTCCAGCTCACAAATTCAGTGGATCGCTACATCAACAACTTCCAAGTGGTGGACAATCTGAGCGACAGAGGATCCCTCATAATTCACCTGTTTAAGGTAACCTAACAACCCCCCTTATAGTACAGACTTGTTTAGCATGATGTCAATGAAGGCATCATTGAATATTTGTCTTTGTCTGAATGTCCCGGACAGGTGTCCAGTACTCAGACAGACACGATCTCATTCAGACTGCATCAGAAATTTAAAGTGGGACTCCTTCAGCCTTCTACTGTCACAGTGTACCAGTACTACAACAAAGGTTCATACACACGTTTACTTACTGTAGCTATGTTTGCTAAAGTGCACTGCTAACCTAAACCCTTAAACATAATACCTCGGCATTCATCTCACCTCACACTGTTTCTGTTCTGTTATGTCACATATTGTGAGCAACTGAACATGCTATTACTTGCATAGAAATGCATTCGCAAACGTTCAGAACGGCGACATTagcattaaaaatcattaatgcGATTTACAATACTTAAGCCCATTCATAcagagcagatttttttttaatttaaaaatgcgaGACGCAGGGTACTGGAATGGGAAAAATAACGCTTTGAATGTTCTCTTTTAAAATCTCTATTAAGTTGGAGTGCTGCATTT
This window encodes:
- the LOC109047018 gene encoding complement C3-like translates to MLFPLLLCTALLCHISDGRWSSSPRRDPVIDHSPTFSVLAPAKIRPGTKQNILLEGHKLSQALEVSITVYDYPASQSVLMTGSVILNSDNKYSALKTIEIDPNLLQSDGKKKYVKLVAQFSRYHRAERILMVSFRSGYIFIQTDKPVYNPGDTGRFGDFLCVVEFYVVVRGISLEIQNPDGIAVYGISRAKAIDGILSNTYPLPSVVKEGKWKVVAKFDQGKENIFSRDFEVKKYVLPAFNVTLSSKTSHLRLDAEKLEVEITARYLYGEPVKGVAYVLFGIEINGEKKRLTSMKQLNDLSGGNVSLTMEEIKRAYPDTNILLGSSVYVKASVMTSSGSDLVEAEKSGIKIVMSPYVLSIRDTPKYFKPGLPLGITVTVSDHDGSPARNIPVKISFFEGTMTANSGSIKVSINMPEMFSSQILKVETADPSLKPEQQAIQEMRLEPYASFNDYRNYLHISVGSSRVVVGDTLNIQAYIKSTSPEQKKLVEQLTYAVLNKGNIIHAVRMNVKDLDVINIPLLVTSEMLPAFRFVAYYILPWQYRAEVVADSVFVDMEDRCVGSLSVGPVEGEKLSSYSPGSSITFEVKGDYIFIYPLVAVDNAIYLLSKNRLTQKKVWEVVGQGDMGCTAGGGWNNMAVFTDAGLMFYSSTGGHTDYKKDCSSRSRRRRSAAKLQLKEQLEKVYTDEFLQRCCVDGMREIPMPYSCYRRSLYITEDWSCVLAFLRCCAEYRGEELGVVTRPPPTTLPPTTTPALTTRAYKYDMDYVEERSLLRVHSRPMLFGLPGRMGPPPLLEAREDSYNENIGEEEVEEVEEFDEDDLEDLEDIYVRSKFFESWLWTDIKLPSVSKSDGLAVLPVNTVLPDSITQWGFLAVSASPQTGFCVAEPYNVRASKPFFIDLRLPHSVSRNEHVEIKAVVHNYRNSKLEVMVILDKTEDMCSVAFSGKHRQQISVPAGSSKLISYTIIPLKTGELPLQVTAVAASFTGQDAVRKNLRVVVEGIQTIKVRSFVLNPSEKGDSAGRQQIEVEKMQLDAVVPKSLPETFVNVRGDLLADSIDNSIKEDSLAALIRMPGGCVEQNLARITMPLIAAHYLDRSGNWDAVGIDRREEAIKYIQKGYENQLNYRKKDDSYPPYSKEGTSTWITAYVVKVFSMAKSFISVNEKHLCGPLVYLLKNKQRPDGSFKEDNPVYDTSMTGGLQGSESRVSLTAFVLIALAEAQNAVTCQEPDLDIKDKSRKAAVYLREHFPRLTRPYTAAIACYALAVSNHGCMKSMLLNLASPDRTHWPDSSNYFFKLEATGYALLALIKGGHMEEAAAPFRWLNEKRGIGGGYGSTQSTMVVLQALSEYLVKMPPPDDLNLLVQLSVPGRSDVRWTFNPKMAYMARSSRVPLDQKFTVEASGKGKGVLEVVTVYHQLPDVYENSTCNGFQLDVSIAETNEKKTPDVEKSYRLNINVRALEGRQVRMVILDIGLPTGFEPENSDLELLTNSVDRYINNFQVVDNLSDRGSLIIHLFKVSSTQTDTISFRLHQKFKVGLLQPSTVTVYQYYNKDKRCSRFYSPPEDKQQLDQICKDSVCRCSQGDCCVLKEDSSSFSKDQRKDAVCNGLHHAYKVKLISVSLSHYDQYEMEIVQVIKEGTEEGLKEQERRTFLSHASCRTGLSLKEGQDYLIIGPITDVWHAGSTSKKFVYTLGKDTWVERWPSESECGAGSTLEEKCGTLKSFEKALTESGCQT